A section of the Paenibacillus antri genome encodes:
- a CDS encoding galactitol-1-phosphate 5-dehydrogenase, with protein MSIAAMKALVYEGPRQMNMRNVPIPEPGEDEVLVDVKRVGICGSELGGYLGHNSLRKPPLVMGHEFSGVVSKIGRRVTATKIGDRVVANPLVSCERCMDCKTGAPHLCRERQLLGAHRPGAFAERVAVPERNVHPLPDGMSFDEGAFVEPFACAIHVCRLLSLSPEDRLFIAGAGPIGLFALQAAQSYGLRDIVISDVNPERLEIARELGGIAIAGGIDAWKTEHLPGGFDAAVDAVGMEVTRNGCMTAVKSAGRVVFTGLHEADSRLPVNLAIRNEIVMRGAFAYTPYDFRLALQWIGEGKNRLLPWTVHAPLEDGGGCFEKLVAGPGKIAKILLTV; from the coding sequence ATGAGCATCGCTGCGATGAAAGCGCTGGTCTACGAGGGCCCTCGGCAGATGAACATGAGGAACGTCCCCATTCCCGAACCGGGGGAGGATGAGGTGCTCGTCGATGTCAAGCGCGTGGGGATATGCGGTTCGGAGCTTGGCGGATATCTGGGGCACAATTCGCTGCGGAAGCCGCCTTTAGTGATGGGGCATGAGTTCTCGGGCGTCGTCAGCAAGATCGGAAGACGCGTGACCGCGACGAAGATCGGCGATCGCGTCGTCGCGAACCCGCTCGTTTCTTGCGAACGATGCATGGATTGCAAGACGGGCGCGCCGCATCTGTGCCGGGAACGGCAGCTGTTGGGGGCTCATCGGCCCGGCGCGTTCGCCGAACGCGTTGCCGTACCGGAGCGTAACGTACATCCGCTGCCGGACGGGATGAGTTTCGACGAGGGCGCCTTCGTCGAACCGTTCGCTTGCGCGATTCACGTATGCCGGCTCTTGAGCCTGTCGCCGGAGGATCGGCTGTTTATCGCCGGAGCGGGGCCGATCGGTCTCTTCGCGCTGCAGGCTGCGCAAAGTTACGGTTTGCGTGACATCGTGATCTCGGACGTCAACCCGGAACGTCTCGAAATCGCCCGCGAGCTAGGCGGCATCGCGATCGCCGGCGGAATCGACGCATGGAAGACGGAGCATCTGCCCGGCGGATTTGACGCCGCCGTAGACGCCGTAGGCATGGAAGTCACGAGGAACGGCTGCATGACGGCCGTGAAATCGGCAGGCCGGGTGGTTTTCACCGGCCTGCACGAGGCGGACAGCCGCCTGCCGGTCAATCTCGCGATTCGCAACGAGATCGTGATGAGAGGGGCGTTCGCGTATACCCCATATGACTTCCGTCTCGCCTTGCAGTGGATCGGCGAGGGGAAGAATCGCTTGTTGCCTTGGACCGTGCATGCCCCCTTGGAGGACGGGGGAGGCTGCTTCGAGAAGCTCGTCGCGGGGCCGGGGAAGATCGCGAAAATATTGCTGACGGTGTAG